In Ciconia boyciana chromosome 5, ASM3463844v1, whole genome shotgun sequence, the DNA window tttctttggtaggTACCAAAGGCAGCCTAACAAACgttgcaggaggaaaaaataaaaaggtaatgCTACAAATGGGTCTTTTTATAAACCACTTCGACAGAAATTCTGGCATCTTTAAGGCACACATTACTATGATGTGGATGTAACTGATGAGAGAAGAGCCAGGGATGGATTGTGCATAAAAATCTGGAGCTGTTTAACAGAAATGAATTATGCATATAGAAAAATTGATAGGAAAGCTATGGTCAGAGGGTGAGCAAACTGCTGACCTACATGCACACCTGAGTGAAGTGTGATTTGGTTGGTCTgtgtcatattttaaaaggaagagcaagacttttgtaaaaaaaaaaccacaacaaaataacccccccaaaaaaccaacacaaaaaatcccaactGTTATTTTATACTCTCTACCACCCTGTCTCTGATGCTGTAATAAAAAGATTACAGCCTCTCCTTTCATATAATCCTTACTCAAAGCCATTAAGTTTTATCTTTCTTAACTTTCCTCTTGAGACTAGGCATCTTTTGCCACTAGGAACCCTAAGTTTAGCTCAACATCCATTCAGTTtagactgaggaaaaaaaagaggcatgtTTACCAAAGTCCtgagaaatggaagaggaagtAAGCACAGTCCTTGAATCTGAAGACATGCGTAGTTTCTGTATCTTGATTTGTATAAAAAAGCATCAGCTATGGAAAAATGGGTACCTgttgtgatttaaccccagctggcaactaagccccacgcagccgctcgctcactcccccctggtgggatggggagagaatcggaagggtaaaagtgagaaaactcgtgggttgagataaacacagtttagtaggtaaagcaaaacctgcatgcgcaagcaaagcaaaacaaggaattcattcagtccttcccgtgggcaggcaggtgttcagccatctccaggaaagcagggctccatcacacgtaacggttacttgggaagacaaacgccatcactccgaacgttccccccttccttcttcttccccagctttatatgctgagcatgacatcctatggcatggaatagccctttggtcagctggggtcagctgtcccagccgtgtcccctcccaacatcttgtgtaagcactgctcagcagtaactcaaacatcagtgcgttatcaacactgtttccagcacaaatccaaaacatagccccatactagctactatgaagaaaattaccccagccaaaaccagccattctccaccccttattccataccatttacgtcatgctcaggtcccacactatccaatacattctcattacccactgccgcccttcccatcctttgatacaatacacagatatcattcccttagtctatggaccacccctgtgaaatctctgtaaaatgtctgtaaatgtccacaaaatgtccactgagttaatttagtccatgactttgggctccatctcttatggtggtcactcaggacaggagaggtggtgtgttgggtggagttactgggcaccaaagccagctcaggtcgggtcacttctgcacttgcactgcttcttgtaagacttgtcctccattggttcaggtggttcctgctatagtaattcctataacatgcaactcacATCccaggttacaacaatttaaaggtatttccattacaatcgCCACTCCTGGTCTCTTTGGACCAAACCATCAAGTTTAAAATTGCAATtaactcctccccttgctcctagcctggctagcacaaggggttcctgctatagtaattcccataacatgctGTTCAAATCCCGgtttacaacaatttaaaggtatttccattacaacctccacccctggtccctttggaccagacccTCAGATGTAACATTGCAATGAattcctccccttgcccctgctccggcCTGGACTTATCCAtagactgcagtcccttaggggtgtacctgctccaagtggagccttatctatgagccacaggctctccaggggtatacctgctgcagcatagacttatccacagccacagttgctctgaggtgcacctgttccagcatggccttctccatgggccacagtgccttcagagatatacctgctccagcatggccttacccatggctgcagtccctccaggggtgtacctgctctgtcatgggcttatccatggccccacgctttgaggtgctctagcatgacctcatgcacagccacagatgctttgaggtgtaccttctccagcatggacttatccttgggccacagtGCCTTCAGAGGTACACCTCCtgcggcacagacataaccatggccacagacacttcaagatgtacctgctctggcatgggcttatccatggccacagatgcttcggggtgtcctgctcccacgtggattcatccacaggtcacagtcccttcgactcgagttcacactggaattccagcctgtccagttcagcagcacagaaacagcagcgatgccctggccatctcccagcccaggcacatggccattgctgttatcaaagtgttcccaggcacagcagagtaagatgataaacagtacagcaagcagcagaagcGAAAAACAGCCtctaacgagcactagactctaatatacagtaaggcaagcaagccccatggcaagcacagaagcctgccctttaatagctaaacagcaataacagctataaattcgatctagcacattccaatcaaatctgtcattgtctcaaacccttcgagccccacgttggatgccaaaaaggactgttgtggtttaaccccagctggcaactaagccccacgcagccgctcgctcactcccccctggtgggatgggggagagaatcagaagagtaaaagtgagaaaactcatgggttgagataaacacagtttagtaggtaaagcaaaagctgcatgtgcaagcaaagcaaaacaaggaattcattcactccttcccatgggcaggcaggtgttcagccatctccaggaaagcagggctccatcatgcgtaatggttacttgggaagacaaacgccatcactccgaacgtcccccccttccttcttcttccccagctttatatgctgagcatgacatcatagggtatggaatagccctttggtcagctggggtcagctgtcccagccgtgtcccctcccagcttcttgtgcagccccagcctcctcgctggtggggtggggtgagaagcagaaaaggccttggctctgtgtaagcactgctcagcagtaactaaaacatctctgtattatcaacactgtttgcagcacaaatccaaaacatagccccatactatTTCTGTgaagacaattaactctatcctagccaaaaccagcacaatctCTGAGGAAATAAAGGACATGAGTAGCTATTAAAATCCTCTCAGCACCTAAATGAATACTTCCAAGATTAACGCTGCATgaggaataaaacattttaaaaactacattCACCATTGCAATTGTAAGATTACAAGATGGTTTGAATGCAGTCAGTAAATGCCTACCACATTCTGGTCCGTGCACAGTGTGAGTATATCTGACTGTAGATTACCTTTGATTCAGAAACACTAGCAGTGTTATACCCTGCACTACACAGTTGTTCATCTCATCCAGGTTTACCTGGCAGACTCTATCTGTGAGGTCCTGTGAAAGGCAGCTATCTTCAGATCAGCCTTCTGCCCTAGTACGGTTGTGCGTGTGGTCTGAGCAAGTGCCTGCTTTTAAGGGAAATCCTGCTAAAAGCTGTTAGAAACTGTGAGTGTGTGTTTATTTGCTATGCTTTGGCTgcaatatttctgaaatgtattgtATTATTTCAGTATCGTCTAATCCTGAAATAATCTATTCCAAGCCAGAAAGGCGTTGTGACAAGCCACGATGTGTGAACGCAGGTTGCACCATCCCCGGGCTcggaggcaggaggagcagaaggggatggaggagcaggTGGGACCCTGGACAGCCTCACCACCTTGCCAAGAAGGGTTTGGCAGCATCGGAAAAGAGGCCATGGCTCGTGTAAGGGGGGGGTGTAAACCTTTAGTGGCTGCAGTTCCAAATCTACATGCCGCTTTTCATTCAGAGCACCTGTATTTTGCCTTGGCAACAGTGAAATATATCCTTAATTTGACCTCCCACCAAGTGCTGTATTTAGCACTATTTTAGGCATCTGTCTTAAAGCGTGCCCTGATAATAGAGGTTACAAGTAACAATGACAGAAGTAGCAAAGGAGGACTCGAATGTTATTTAGTACTACGTTTTTGTATTATGATCTAGCATATACTGCTTGTTTGAGCATGCCAGAGGCTGGTGTTGAAGAGGGATGATGTGTGAGCTCAGACGTAGCGTTGTAAGAGGCAATTGCAGAACTGTTGCATTGTGGGCAGGATATATTGCTTGGAGCAATGTGTTTCAAGAGTCTGTCAACTGGAGATGATGGGGGAAATGAAGATGAGAGTGCTTTCTGGGAAAGTAAatctgggaaggaaaataaacctgtcaaagaggaaaaaaaatctagcaattgttgggggtgggggaaagtaACCTAGAGACTGGGAAGggtacagaggaaaaaaagatggtgaCATGCAGCTGAAAGAGATAAGAGAAAGacaaagggaggggaagaaaacaggattcaggggagaaaggggaagaagagaaagacttCAGAGATTTATGGGCATTATACACTTGAAATGTATTGATTTGCCATTTGTCTGCTACATCTGGGAAACAGTTTGCCTTTAGGTACTCCCCATTGTAGAAGTAGACAGTTAGGATAGGATTTCTCCCCCCAACCCCTATAAACTGATGATAAAATGAGGAGACTTCATGGgctcttttattttgatatgTTTATTCCATCCACATTTATTGTTGAAGATACATTTCCACTAACCGCAGTATCTGAATTAAAGGTGCTGGGAGGATTCCATGACTCTTTAGCAATGAAAAGGCAACATTCGGAGCCAGGAATGACTTCTGCAATGCACAGATCAGGGAAAATGGCATTAAGATGCATGCAGGTTGCAGAAAGGCTGAAATTTCCTGTGCTAGGAGACCAGGGCAGAAGAAGACAAAATGACTGGATTGcaatattgcattttaaaaacttcattcCTGCTCCTTGCTGGAATGTGGTTTACAGCTCGTGACTTTGGGAGCTTGGTCAAAGAGTTAATGCATtggtttaaaaagcaaaaaaggtgCGTAGGGGGCAATGGAGGCGAAGTGACACATGCACAGGCGAGCCTTGGACAAAACGAAGCGTGTCTGTTCTGGCACATTTCTAACCCTTCCCTGATTGTCGCCCAACCGCCACTCCATCAGGATcttcttctcctgcctccctcaCTTCATCACCTCCAAACTGTGCTCCCTGGGAGTTACGAGTGGGGAAACAGTCAGAGACTCTGCTCCTTTCAGCCACAGGTACTGGAGGCCATGGGGGGCTGTGATCTGATTAAGGTATTGTTGGAAATAGCTTTTGCCTTTCATCTGAAACCACTATCCTCGGACTAAATCAGTGGGAGCAGGTGAGCGGTGCACGTACTGCTACACGGGCTCTGAAGGTACCGCAGAATCTACATCTACAAAAAGGAGTTTGCCTTTTAAAGTGCATACAGAGCTGTGAAGTAGGCTGTCTCGCTATACAGCACATAGTCAGCAATATTCACATCCAGTATattattaaaatgtgattttttttttacttcaacaACAATTTTTAAACTATGTCCTATAATAAAGCCAAGCTTTCAAATGGtataaaatacttcacaaatattttttctgctctcaCTGTTCCACATAAATCCAAAAGCAGCTAAGTTTGTTCCTTCAGTTCCAACATGCAGGACAGGTTTGTAGAGGGCCTTATCCTGCATCCTtaagtgaagtaaaattttcatttcattgttatGAATTAAATCCCATAATTTAGTTTGGTGGGTATTTGCAAAAGGTCAGGTTGATGTCAGTAGTCTCAGCACCACTCCAGGGACAATGCTACTTTATTAACGTGGCAGGCAAAACATTGTTTCTATGGATTGTGCATAAATAgtgtttagaattttttttaatttcctgtctGTGGACAagctggatgaaaaaaaattaatagccaAAGCCGTGTGCTAAGTTGTATGGGTAAACCATTTCAGGCAATAACTGAGTGCAGAACATGGATCTGGGTGCCTGGAACTCAAACTATATTTCCAATTTAAAATCATTCTGTAAAGGGATCAGATTTTCCTGATTAAAAACCTTGAGAGGGGTTATATTTAATATTCGCATCTACATTCCATGCTGTGCTCAAATTTAATCTCTGTCTActaacaagtttttaaaattatattgatCCAGCTAGAAGATAGAAGCATCTCCAACAggatattttcacaaaaaaaaaaatgatgtaaCTTCTCCTGCTGAGCTCCACCGAGCAAAGGGCATGACCTGAACACCCACACTCACCTGTGTGCTGCACAGGAAAGAGACTGGATTCCTTGCTCAATAAAACACCAATAATTACATCATTCAAAGGTGGGGGGGGTTCTATGTTGAGTCTGTTTACAAATACGTGTAGCTGGAGAAAACAGTTGTTCCAAAGTTTAGAAAAACTATGTTTTCTGACAAAGTCTTTCAGCCTTTGCTTGTTGTGTCTGCTGTTTCTGCCTTTCTACATCTAATGGCTTCTATTTTCATGTAGGCAGTACCACAACAGGAGTGACTCTGAATATATTGGTGAAATGTATTACTACCGTGGCCATCATCCTATGTCTTCAGTCTTGTGTCTTTTGTAAAATCACCTCTTTGCCTTTGTCCCAAGCGTTTATCCCTGTGCTTCCCCGTGTGACAATTTCCACGCGAGCCTTTGGGGCTCATCTACCACCCTGCCGCTTGCACGCGTGGGTGCTTGCAGCTGCCCAGAAGAAAGCCACTTGTTTGTGCTTGCTCTATGGAGTTTATTTAAACCAAAACCACATGAAATTATGTTAATTTAGGTGATTGCCTAAGTGAAGAATGCATTCCATTCACAAAggcacaaatatttattttcattttattttaaaaaaagacattttttttacttaaaagcattattttcacaTGGACAAGCCAATTATCCCCACcctaaatttcttcttttaattgaCTGTGACACCAAAATTATCTCAACATGTATTAGCTCAGCTaaaataatgtggaaaaaacCTACGAATGTAACCGTAAGATATTGATTATGAGGCATAGATACTGAAGTGAAGACTACAATACATGTATTCATGTTTGAGGAGAACCTATTAGCATCTTGGAAATTTTAAGAGGTACTCAGAACTGCAGCCGAAAACTGAGTGAAACTGTTGATATAAAGGACACCAATTTTTACAGGAGAATTTTTGACAAATAGAGCATCTTCTAAGGCTTTTTATAAAGTCCTTTATCTTCAAAGagccctcttcctcctttgtaCTTTTGAAGGGAAAGTGATATAAAGCTCAGACAGTGATAGCATCCATTTCCCATAAAATTCTCACTGCATTTACTGTCAGCTGAGGTGTTTCATTACCTCTGAACTAAATCATCTTCAGCTGATGCCACAGTCACTTTTCGAGACCAGATGATAAATACTTGAATTTCTGTAGGTCACTGGTAGCCTCTTCTGATGCAGCTCAGGGGGGTGCAGATGCATTCATGTGCGTGTAAGAACATTTGGAGAGTGAAGCCCCTGTggtcttcccctcctcttcatCACCAACCTCTCCCCGTATTGCAGGGGGCTTTTGCTTAGCACAGCAGGTGAAAGTGGCTAGAAAACCCATGCGGAAACGCTTGTTCATAAAGCAGTATATGATAGGGTTCACGCAGGCAGAAGTGTAGGACAACAAGTGGATAAAAGAGATAGGAGCTCCTGAGAGACGCTGGTCTGCCGAAGTGGTGTCAAACGCGCGCCAGGCGTTGACACTGAAGATGGGAGtccagcaaaggaaaaacaaaatcactaTCACCATCAACATGCGGATGACGAGTTTCTTGGCCATTAAGTTGgcagaagagctgctgcttctcaccctgTCTATTTTGCTATGGCTAGTAGCAGAGAGCTGTTgcaatggcattttcttttttcttttggttttgttgagGTAGCATCCATCTCCATCCTCATATTTGGCACTGCAggtacttatttttctttctgtacatATAAAATAGTACTTAAATAGTTGGCAAAATATCTCTGCACAGtgattcaaaatacaaaatgaagaatGGAGTCTAAgtctaaataaataacataattCATGGCTGAACAACTGCTGTAAAGAAAGCACTGGCCTACTTCTGAGTCAGTTGTATATCAGCTGCTTTGCGTCCGCTATCTCCCAATATTCTCATGTCTTAACTCTATACAAATTGATGCAAAAGATGTAAGAACACTGTTTGCTCAAGTACTCACTGTAGatagttttcaaaattatatgcTTCTATCTTAATTTGACAATTTTTATTGTGGTGTTTATTGACAGAAATGGTCCTCATCCAtggccaggaaaaaaatcttggtaTTTCTATAATAAACAAATTAGAAATTTAATGTATCCTGCCCAGAGTCTTTGCAAACAAGCCATACATGAGGAATTATTTGCTAGTGAATAATGGAATAACTTCAATCACCAAATGCATCTGGAAAGTTCATGACCATAAGTGACCATAatgattatttttgcaaatagaaaattttgcttttagtaTCCTCAAGATGACTGCTCATATCTTCAAgtctaacttaaaaaaaaaacccaaacctaaaTGTATTGTTACCTCGTGAAGATTTTCTCTGGCTGGCATCAAATTTTATTCCTCTGTAGAGTTCCAAAGAAATTAGGCCATACGCAACCATCATGATAATCCCAGGTATAAGAAAGAGTATGAGTAGCAGGAAAGTGTACCTAAAGAATCAAAAGACAAACTGTGACCAGGGAACAgcacaaacccagaaaaactcctttttctccagatgagaatttggggggtggggggaggatttcaacattttgctgaaatttttgTCATGCTAATATGAAGAATCATTTTGACAGCTCTGGAAATTAGAAACTTCCcacatcttctcttccttcttcccccagaaaAGTACAGCAGGAACAAGGCTAATGTGGCTGCAAAACTTCCGTCACCCAACCTCCACAGGCCCAGAGATGATGGGCACTCCCGTAGTGGTTAGAGGGGGTCAGAAGGTCTCTGCCCATGAAGTGGGGTTCTCGGCTGTAACTAGATGAGCATCGGATGCCCTGTAGCTGTGAATGATGTAAAAATTGCCTTGCAGAAGCCAAATGAGCAGCTGCGGATTCTCAAAGGGGCCCCTGGTACTGGCAGTCACTACTTCAGTGAGATCCTACTCGCCAAGGGTCGTGGCACACGtgggcagggatggagcatccacGACCTGGGCTTTCATCCCTGGGGCCATGCAGAGCCCCCGGGGAGGGAACCCAGGGCCAGCAACCCCTTTGCTAAAGGAAGCAGCTTTTATTTGGTTGCACATCTGTTACTCTCCTAGGCAGCTTCTCTAATGTGATTAAAAGTTGGGAACATCATTCTGTTTAAATACATTCATGGGCCTACGTCTCTTCTGCTCCCTGGGACTTTGGTGCAAACTCACTAACGCACCTGGGACTCTGCAATGACATCACGGAGAAGAGAATTTTGCCTGCAACCTCCCTCCTCATCTGTGCTCACGCTGGCAAATACCTGAGACTACCGAAAGCATTAATACAAATGTACTATGTTTGCAGATACACCATACTGAAGTGGTGCATACTTTAATCTTGTTCCCAGTTCTGATTGACCTTCAGTAGCCAAAAAAGTCTTACATCTTCTCAGTGCCCGTTAAAGTGTTTAGTCATCGTGCAAGGACACAATGTCTAAGTAATACTGCTGCTTGATAGTGCTACTATTTACCTACTTCTCCTGGACATGTAGGACTTGGAGCACTGTCTCTCCCCTCATCTCTCTGCCTCTGTTCTCTATAAGTGACCAAAAGGGTTCAGTTCTCAAGAAGGGCATTTGCAACATCTCTAAGTTCTTATATTCTACTTCTCTGCTTCAGAGGACCTTCAGACAAACAAATTAACAGGCCAGGCAGCACAAAGAGGGGTGCTTGTATGTGTCTGCGTTTCTCAAAGATTAATCAAggatttctctgaaaatatttacgTTTATGTATAAATTAGTGAAAGCAGTATTCCTACTTGAAGACTGACAGATGCTTTCTTTACAGTGACAGTAGGGGCTTAGCAGACCATAGTGTGAGACTCATTGCCATGTTGGGTATCATTCCTATGACAAGGGAAAAGCCATACAAGTGTCAAAATGTAAGcagcttaaaaatatgaatttttctttttttttacttcttaaatAAGCATGATAGAAGTGTAAATGTTTGCTGAAGGTTAATACTTGATTTTCAATAGGGTTAATGCTACCATGAAATCCTGTTTTCCACCAGATAATTATGCATTTGCTAACAGTCAGTTATGTCTTACCAAGACTGCTGAATGACATCACTTGGCCAAAGGAGCCGACACATATTTGCTGTGGTGTTGTTATACTTGGTAAAAGGTACCAGTTTGCTGTAAATTGGGTATGGTGACATGATAGTAAAGGAAACACACCAGGTAGCAGCAATCACTTTCAAGGCATGAGATTTTGTCCGCCAGACCCTGGACTGCAGAGGTTTGCAAATGGCACTGTATCTCTCCAAAGATATGGCAACCAGGTTGAAGGTAGATACACTTACAGAGACacctatatatataaaataaagaaaaaggttatTCTCTTGTTTTAAAGGTTTGTGCTATTTTCAAATAGTTATGCTAACTTTCTGTATgcatatagaaaataaaaaatatagcaAACTATTTATAAGCTAAAATGTTCATAAATATCATACTGATTAAGTCAGAGTGTGTGGGCAATGGGTCTGAGTCTCCAGACTGATGTTCCTGCTCTGCGCTTCTCTGACTCTGGAACTCCAAGAGAAAAGATTCATTCTGTCAAACCATGAAATTCTGATAACAGGGAAAGAAGacaaattttcttcctgttcttctctttgctgctgtGGTTTACACACTTGAGTAATTgcactgaaattcaaaaaagcatttgaaatcagtgggattATGCtgttaattacttttttaacaCAGAATTTCATAGTCCCTCttctattgttttaatttttgtaagtgTCCTGCTTTACTGGTGATCTGATTTTCTCATTCCAGATAATTAAATGTGTTACCACTTTTTTAGTTAGATGCTAATGGAGTTACAAAGCAGTAGAAATGAAGTCATGAAGTAGAATCTTTGTCCTTCAAGTGCCCTTAATTTCTCCTGTtcatatattataaaatataacaCAGTGGTTTGTACTTCTGTCAGTGAGGTGCCCCAGTTTATCACTGCAagattataaatatttcttcttaacTTTAtcacaaattttctttcatttaatgagCTTTCATTAAGTGATCTTTGTGAATGTTCTAACGTGGgtcaaaatataaaatgccaATATCTTTACAGTTTGCTTTACACAAATTAcctgtaatttaaaatgagGCTTCCTACATTTTAAGATGAAAGATTAAAAGCATAGGTGACACAATGGATGTCAGGGTCTGTTTGTCAATTGAAGTCTCTGTTAACCTGAACTGCTAATGGGAAATATCCACATTCTgactcttaaaataaaataccttcaTATGAAAAACTTCATGTTCGAAAATATTTCACTGGATTTTTTATAAAGTAATTTACAGTGTGAAATAAGAGAAAGATGACAAcacttcagtaattttttatgGTATTTATGGCAGCAATTCATTATAATTGTTTAAACATGGCCTTTAGTTTTATTGGTTTTATCTACAAAAAGATGTTGATTTCCCATTCGCACACTTTAGGTGTGTACTTTCACATTACATCAAAGTTCTCAAGGGCACAGGTTGAAAGGGGACCTAAGCTTTCTGTAGTTAACTGAGGGTCTCCCAAGGTAGCCAAAACTTTACATAatgttctcctttcttttttttaaaaaaacaagcgAACGCACAAGAAGTATTGGAAGTGAGACAAAATCGCTTACACAGACATACATAATCCAGGCATTTTGAAACTCCTGGCTCCAGGCCACACAACCAAAGAGGGTATGGCACGGCATAGAAAAGTGGTGCTTCTTAAAGTCAGCCTGTAAAACCTGTACCTGTGTTTTGTGGTCTCCTGGTGAGCTCTGATCACACCTGGTCTGTTCTCAAAAAGTGTTTGCTCTAACTTCCAGCTCCACAGATGACACCTACTTtggcctatttttttttaatgtatcatCACTGCTACCAAAAATGTGGGGGCAAAATCTGCCCTTCGTGAGGCTTGTACAGCCCTGTAATTTCTAATGGGGGATCTGAACACTGCCGATAACTCTGTCAGCGATGTGTAAGCAAGCACATATGCCAGGTTCCTCATTAAAGCTTGATCATGCAACATACTTCTCACTTAACCGGATCCAGGGAAACACTTCTGTGTGTAGTTAACAATAAATGGTGCCTCTGTGTTTTGCTGGATCATACTGAGGAAACTAGAACCGCAAAGATTTGCACTACAAAGTTGATTCTTTGTGATTTTGGTAACTGTTTGATGGCAGATGGAAACCATCAGCTTTTTACTGGTCTTTAATGACCTTCTCACCTATCTCATTAGTCAATCTTCAAAATTAGTATAAACTTCCAAGACTTACCCATGAAATAAGTGGCAGTTTTGCAAACAGCActaccaaaaataaaatctttcagcAGGTTGGGAATGAGGGTGAATGGCatgcagaaaaggcagagcaTCAGGTCGCTGACTGCTAGTGACAGCAGAAATGTATTGGTGACTGTTCTCATCCGCTTGTTTCTTATCAGCACTGTAATTACCAGAATGTTCCCCAAAACACTGAGCAGAAATATCAAACAATACAGCAGAATCCGAATTATCTGATGCAAGTCTGAAAATTGTCACAAGGAAAAATCAGTTAAGCAATATACAGATCATAGACCAGTATGTTTCATCCTTTAATCAAAAGGTAAAGCCTTTCAAAAACCTTTCTGTATTCAGTTGTCCTAAGGTTTATGTCTTTACATCAATATAAAATCAGTGGAagttctgaaattctgaaactTATTCTGATCTACCTGAACTGCgtaacattaaaatacaatacaTGCAGTACAATGTCCATTTGGAGAGCCAAATATGACTTCTTAAAAGCACGTTCTGCTCACACTACTTAGTGTGCACCACTTACTCACCATGGGAGTTCCTCCTTCATGCAGAAGTAAGAAATGACACAgcaatcaaaaatattttaatacatggaTGATTTGTTTCAGCCTCAGAGTGctataatttcatatttaatcaCTTTCATACACGGTATCAGACCAGATAACTCCATTGTTATTGAATTGCTCAAAGagtaaaaattatgtttctccAAGTCCT includes these proteins:
- the CCKAR gene encoding cholecystokinin receptor type A; translated protein: MEIVDVSFLGNGTNITAFLCDIILENDTFFCVDDPPYPSKDLHQIIRILLYCLIFLLSVLGNILVITVLIRNKRMRTVTNTFLLSLAVSDLMLCLFCMPFTLIPNLLKDFIFGSAVCKTATYFMGVSVSVSTFNLVAISLERYSAICKPLQSRVWRTKSHALKVIAATWCVSFTIMSPYPIYSKLVPFTKYNNTTANMCRLLWPSDVIQQSWYTFLLLILFLIPGIIMMVAYGLISLELYRGIKFDASQRKSSRERKISTCSAKYEDGDGCYLNKTKRKKKMPLQQLSATSHSKIDRVRSSSSSANLMAKKLVIRMLMVIVILFFLCWTPIFSVNAWRAFDTTSADQRLSGAPISFIHLLSYTSACVNPIIYCFMNKRFRMGFLATFTCCAKQKPPAIRGEVGDEEEGKTTGASLSKCSYTHMNASAPP